CTTCCACTACTTCAACGACGACGATATCTATTGTCAATGGGACATCAGTGCTTCTTCAGGTGTTACGTGTGTGGATGGTCAAGGCAACCCGGCGCAACCTCCtgcgaagaagaagcgcgATATGGGCATGCAGGAGCCCAGAGCTGCTAACTGGAGTAATCTGTTGCACATTAGCGACCCGGAGTTGGCAAAGCGTATGAAAGCAGATATGCCAGAGTCAGTTGCTTTGCCTCTTGAAGAATAAGGTTTGGTAGATATACTTGCAGGGTTCTTAGGCTAGCACAATTTGAGCAATGTATGAGACGGACAAGACTTTGGAATCAATACACATGGGTCATTATTCCTTGTATCCATCTAGCAAGATACTATTCCATCGCCATCTCGCCTCCCCACTCACCCTGTATCTGCCTACTCAAGAAACAAATCCACCTGTCTCGCATACACCTCAGGAACCTGGTACAAATGCCCATGACCCGAATCAGGATAAACATGCAACTCCGCAATCTTGAGCCTCTGCTGCATAAGCCAGCTATTAGCCGTAGGCATCATAACATCTGCATTTCCATTCGTAATCAATGTCGGTACATCCACCTGCTGCAGCTTTGCAAAAAAGCCAGGGCCAGATACGAATTTGCCAATTGCTGCGTTCTGGGTCTGGCCTCCAGCTGCATTGACGAATGTTGTGCGAGCTTCGCCGTCGACGTGGCGTTCTGTGGTGTGCTGCCACCATGCGTGTCCGAGTGCTCTGCTCGTGTCGCTGGGGTGGAAGAAGAGCTTCATCATGACTTCCTCTGTTGGATTTTCTCCGCTGGCTTCTGCCATGATGGCTGGGTCTGGGGAGACGAAGCCTTCTGTGTATGTGGATTGAGTGCCTGTAAGCACTAGTTTGTTGATGACGTGTGGGTAGTCTACGGTGATGCTTTGGGCGATGAAGCCCCCCATGGAGAATCCTATAATGTCGACTTTGGGTACGCTGATTGCGTCGAGGAAATCCACGACTGTGGAGCCGGCTTTTTGGATTGTGGGCTGGATGGTACCGGAGCTGTTTCCAATACCGTAATTATCCAGGAGAATCAGTGAGCGTGAGGTTGCGATGCTGTTCAAGAGGAGGGGATCGATAAGGTCCATGGTTCCGCGGAAGTGGGTCAGGAATAAGAGAGGAATAGCAGAAGGTTTCCGGAAGCGGCGATAGGCAATTCTGATGCCTTTTACAGAGATATATTGGGTCGGGATAGTCTGTGCAGACATGGTGGTGGTTTGAAGTAGTTATGTTGGGTAAGAGAAACTGCTGAGCCATCACTATTGAGCCCTATGAATTTATATTGGAAGCATGCTACAGTGATTAGTTATCTTCTGTAAAAATATAGCAAATCTTGTACCAACATCAGCTGATAATGCGTATGTGTTGCTTTGTAATGGAGCACCGAGCCTATTCATGGACTAGTTCTGCATGTTTAGTAAACAATACAAAATAGTCGGGCAAGCTTAATTCACCGGCGGCGCATCCTTTTGTCCGATGAAGAAGTGAGATGTATATCATTGATTCTGATTAATCTCTGTAGACCGTCTGTGACGTGTGTCCTTGAGAAGCCAAGAAGATGCAATTGTCAAG
This sequence is a window from Pyrenophora tritici-repentis strain M4 chromosome 4, whole genome shotgun sequence. Protein-coding genes within it:
- a CDS encoding MhpC, hydrolase or acyltransferase (alpha/beta hydrolase superfamily), with translation MSAQTIPTQYISVKGIRIAYRRFRKPSAIPLLFLTHFRGTMDLIDPLLLNSIATSRSLILLDNYGIGNSSGTIQPTIQKAGSTVVDFLDAISVPKVDIIGFSMGGFIAQSITVDYPHVINKLVLTGTQSTYTEGFVSPDPAIMAEASGENPTEEVMMKLFFHPSDTSRALGHAWWQHTTERHVDGEARTTFVNAAGGQTQNAAIGKFVSGPGFFAKLQQVDVPTLITNGNADVMMPTANSWLMQQRLKIAELHVYPDSGHGHLYQVPEVYARQVDLFLE